A stretch of Miscanthus floridulus cultivar M001 chromosome 13, ASM1932011v1, whole genome shotgun sequence DNA encodes these proteins:
- the LOC136499515 gene encoding vegetative cell wall protein gp1-like yields the protein MLTNQDISLRPRRPQPCAPRAARPPRRPRRAARASRPAAAPTARLRPARSPARAPRSPARSPYAPHGPCPLRTPFPRLAPPAASRPSLPAHAPLRPFPQPPPPRSPRPPACPRPPLPPASSARPPAALAPRPRLFSGLALPPARPWTTPHSSVLDPVPDSADPDTARPYPVARQVCLLTYYC from the coding sequence atgcttacaaaccaggacatctccctGCGCCCGCGCCGTCCGCAGCCCTGCGCCCCGCGCGCCGCCCggccgccgcgccgcccgcgccgcgccgcccgcgCGTCCCGCCCGGCCGCCGCGCCGACCGCGCGCCTGCGCCCGGCCCGCTCGCCTGCCCGCGCGCCGCGTTCCCCCGCGCGCTCTCCCTACGCGCCGCACGGCCCTTGTCCCCTGCGGACGCCCTTCCCCCGGCTAGCGCCGCCCGCGGCTTCGCGCCCTTCGCTCCCCGCGCATGCCCCCCTCCGGCCCTTCCCCCAGCCGCCGCCCCCCCGCTCGCCCCGCCCCCCCGCTTGCCCCCGGCCCCCCCTTCCCCCGGCCTCCTCCGCCCGACCCCCGGCCGCCCTCGCGCCCCGGCCGCGCCTTTTTTCCGGCCTTGCCCTGCCCCCGGCGCGCCCGTGGACCACCCCCCACTCATCCGTGCTCGACCCCGTCCCCGACTCCGCCGATCCCGACACAgcccgcccctaccccgtcgcccgtcaagtatgccttctcacttattattgttga